Proteins from one Anastrepha obliqua isolate idAnaObli1 chromosome 2, idAnaObli1_1.0, whole genome shotgun sequence genomic window:
- the LOC129238947 gene encoding gustatory receptor 8a-like, translating to MLMYANMKQRKSTPSSQQPVQLDTFTLLHLRLYQFLGLCSVPLQLKCDLATVNQHPQRSSTHPTWRLLLIWHCLHFIFFGLLQFWTSTNHDSILYNSDRFGKFNDILKLIATISAHFVILSETILQRKYMQKFLITYSQLHCKWSLGTYREEYGLYRTYVWKVIISTAVYLSIVVNYTQSIATRRQWLTFFLPFIPSGFICHFRSIEIMYFMDMLRIELEQLNKNVERLVLFSQRKFQTSAQRLDYFEQTICDELQTLMKNYEDIYEMSVLLKKAVGASIACNYVKEYVMILSECYWSYWMIYTGQDIIEYSLIVPSAMTIFLLLITSRNCMRSANFLAHNVHKIRHDLEDLNISTRLQNFTLQILHQRIIIDGFGFFVLNCNMARDVLGSIATYMLFFIQFMPKFKNI from the exons ATGttaatgtatgcaaatatgaaaCAGCGAAAGTCTACGCCCAGCAGCCAGCAGCCGGTACAACTGGATACCTTCACCTTGTTGCACCTGCGCCTATATCAGTTCCTAGGCCTGTGTTCAGTGCCATTGCAATTGAAATGTGACCTCGCCACAGTCAATCAACACCCGCAGCGTTCCAGCACACATCCAACTTGGCGGCTCCTGCTGATTTGGCATTGTTTGCACTTCATATTCTTTGGTTTGCTGCAGTTTTGGACAAGCACCAATCATGATTCAATACTCTACAATAGCGATCGTTTTGGAAAATTCAATGACATTCTAAAGTTGATTGCCACGATTTCTGCACATTTTGTAATACTCAGCGAAACCATACTGCAGCGCAAATATATGCAAAAGTTTCTCATCACCTACTCACAACTCCATTGCAAATGGAGTTTAGGAACTTACCGCGAAGAATACGGTCTTTATAGGACATACGTATGGAAAGTTATTATTTCCACCGCCGTTTATTTGAGTATTGTTGTTAATTATACGCAGTCGATCGCCACGCGTCGTCAGTGGTTAACGTTTTTCTTACCCTTTATACCGAGTGGCTTCATTTGCCACTTTCGTTCAATagaaattatgtattttatgGATATGTTACGCATCGAATTGGAACAGCTCAATAAGAATGTAGAGCGGCTGGTACTTTTTAGTCAGCGTAAATTCCAAACGAGCGCACAAAGGCTGGACTATTTCGAGCAGACAATTTGTGATGAGTTGCAGACGCTAATGAAGAACTATGAAGATATTTACGAAATGAGTGTCTTGTTGAAGAAAGCTGTGGGTGCATCTATCGCCTGTAACTACGTTAAGGAATATGTAATGATTTTGTCCGAATGCTACTGGTCCTATTGGATGATATACACAGGCCAGGATATAATTG AGTACTCTTTGATAGTTCCTTCTGCCATGACCATCTTTCTTTTGTTAATAACGTCACGAAATTGTATGCGATCG GCAAATTTCCTTGCACACAATGTGCACAAAATTCGTCACGACTTAGAAGATCTCAACATCTCAACGCGG CTACAAAACTTCACTTTGCAAATACTACACCAGCGAATCATAATCGATGGCTTTGGTTTCTTCGTGCTGAATTGCAATATGGCAAGAGAT GTGCTGGGTTCAATAGCCACTTATATGCTCTTCTTTATACAGTTTATGCCCAAGTTCAAAAATATCTAA